The proteins below are encoded in one region of Oncorhynchus kisutch isolate 150728-3 linkage group LG14, Okis_V2, whole genome shotgun sequence:
- the LOC109904021 gene encoding muscarinic acetylcholine receptor M5-like, which yields MEGEGIKNSSINGNATDIHLATHSLWEVITIATVSAIVSLITIVGNILVMLSFKVNSQLKTVNNYYLLSLAVADLIIGVFSMNLYTSYILMGYWALGSIACDLWLALDYVASNASVMNLLVISFDRYFSITRPLTYRAKRTPKRAGVMIGMAWLVSLILWAPPILCWQYFVGKRTVPERQCQIQFFSEPVITFGTAIAAFYIPVSIMTILYCRIYKETERRTKDLAELQGINSSTDAGTTKPQKTIIRSCFNCNQLSSASRDRTQASWSSSNRSHAAKSAAATNDEWSKSDQLTTFNSYASSEDEEQPVSPGVFQPTYRNQSCGPSTGAEGCENEQLSSYEDNFFHTPPKTHSHKSKKCVSYKFKPVPKDTSSGAHQSKNGDTNMVPSSFSSADSMSAPPSTTSCKPIDATLKIQLTKRKRMVLIKERKAAQTLSAILLAFILTWTPYNIMVLISTFCSDCIPVSLWHLGYWLCYVNSTVNPMCYALCNKTFQKTFRMLLLCQWKKKRVEEKLYWYGQNPVVSSKLT from the coding sequence ATGGAAGGTGAAGGAATAAAGAACTCATCTATAAATGGCAATGCGACCGACATCCACCTTGCCACACACAGTCTATGGGAGGTCATAACCATAGCAACTGTGTCGGCCATCGTGAGCCTGATTACGATAGTGGGCAACATCCTAGTGATGCTGTCATTTAAGGTAAACAGCCAGCTGAAGACAGTCAACAACTACTACCTACTGAGTTTGGCTGTAGCTGACCTCATTATAGGTGTGTTCTCTATGAACCTCTACACCTCCTACATACTGATGGGATACTGGGCGCTGGGGAGTATTGCCTGTGACCTCTGGTTGGCTTTGGACTATGTGGCCAGTAATGCGTCAGTGATGAACCTGCTGGTCATCAGTTTTGACCGGTACTTCTCTATCACCCGACCTCTGACCTATAGAGCCAAGCGCACCCCCAAACGGGCTGGGGTCATGATAGGCATGGCCTGGCTGGTGTCCCTCATCCTGTGGGCCCCTCCCATACTGTGTTGGCAGTATTTTGTGGGGAAAAGGACAGTCCCTGAGAGGCAGTGTCAGATCCAGTTTTTCTCTGAGCCAGTGATAACATTTGGGACAGCCATTGCTGCGTTTTACATCCCTGTGTCGATCATGACCATCCTTTACTGTCGGATCTACAAGGAGACGGAGCGTCGCACCAAGGACCTCGCTGAGCTCCAGGGCATCAACAGTTCCACAGACGCTGGTACCACCAAGCCCCAGAAAACCATAATCAGATCCTGCTTCAACTGCAACCAGCTCAGCTCTGCCTCCCGGGACAGAACCCAGGCCTCCTGGTCCTCCTCCAACAGGAGCCACGCAGCCAAATCAGCCGCTGCCACCAACGATGAGTGGTCCAAGAGCGACCAGCTGACCACCTTCAACAGCTATGCCTCCTCGGAGGACGAGGAGCAGCCCGTGTCCCCGGGGGTCTTCCAGCCCACCTACCGGAACCAGTCATGTGGGCCGAGCACGGGTGCAGAGGGCTGTGAGAATGAGCAGCTCAGCAGTTACGAGGACAACTTCTTCCACACGCCTCCCAAGACCCACTCCCATAAGAGCAAGAAGTGTGTGTCCTACAAGTTTAAACCAGTTCCCAAAGACACTAGCAGCGGTGCCCATCAGAGCAAGAATGGGGACACCAACATGGTCCCATCATCTTTCTCCTCAGCAGACTCCATGAGTGCCCCACCCTCCACCACTTCCTGCAAGCCAATAGATGCAACTCTGAAGATCCAGCTGACCAAGAGGAAGAGGATGGTGCTGATCAAGGAGAGGAAGGCTGCTCAGACTCTCAGTGCCATCTTGCTGGCCTTTATCCTGACATGGACACCATACAACATCATGGTGCTCATCTCCACCTTCTGTTCTGACTgtatccctgtgtctctctggcaCCTGGGCTACTGGCTATGCTATGTAAACAGCACAGTCAACCCCATGTGCTACGCGCTCTGCAACAAGACCTTTCAGAAGACCTTTCGCATGCTGCTGCTTTGTCAGTGGAAGAagaagag